The genomic region ATTACTGTACGAGATGATAAATAACTCCTTGTCTTTAATTGTTTGCTAATGCTGTTCTCCGACAATCCAGTGTTTACATGGCCAATTTGTTCCCCCAATGCAAGAAGCTCCTGCAGATGTAAGTGAGGATACCAAAATTAAAATTTTCTGGAGATAACAGAGGCAAACCACTTAAATATAAATGATACAACTAAACACCTCTGATCATGTTATTTGATTTAGTTATCTAAGTTACTGAATTTACCTCATACGACATGTCCTCTATGTCCAACCGCATATCTCTGTGCTGGTCACCAAAGTTGCCAAATTCTGGAACGTCTAGTATGACACCCTCCTAAATAAACACACCAAAACAGTCAGCAAACATAAAAGGAAATGTCATTATAATAAGCAAACGTGTGTGTATGCATAAAACGGAAGAGAAATTACATCAACCCCAAGAACTCTCCAATGCGCAAGGTTGTGGTGTCTTAGAGCTGTCTCGGAAATTACTCCTTGGTGAGGCCTGTATATCCTAAAGCCGGTTTGTGGAATAGGTCCTGGTTGCCTACGACCGATCTCCATACCATTCTGAGATGGATTCCTGGTGGAGCCGCGTGAAGAACTTGAGGGTAGTCTATATGAAGGTTCTGTGGTTACATGAGGAAGATTCAGGTTGTGGCCACTCAATCCTTGCATGGGTGGTGTAGCTACGTGATGATTCTGATGACGGTGGTTGAGCGGAGGAGGATGTCGGAGGATAGACGAACTTCTGCTGCTAGATGAATCATGATATCTTTGCATACCCATGTTAACACTGTCCATGGAACCTCCGCCGACATTGCCACCTGTAAGAAAGTGACAAAAAGATCCAATTATACCATAGTACAATACATTCAATACTAATCTAAAGCATATTTGTGGCTTTCCTTCCCCATGTACTATGCCAAGAAACAGCATCCCAAAAAAGTACAGGCACAAAATTGTGGTTGTTTTCAAATTTCTCACGGCTGTTTGGTTCGTGGGATATCTCTAAAGTGAAGTTATTTTACTCTTACAAAACAACCACGAATGATCAATCGTTGTGCCACATGGTCCCTTCATAAGCCCAAAGTGCCAGGTAACTTTGTACATGAACTTCATTTGGGGTGCCTATTTACCTCCAAGGAAACTTTTTCATGTAAATAGGGTTTTGAAAATTGATAATTTTCTGGTTTTAATGAGTAGCAGCACCAGCCAAAAGTAACAAAAGCATGACCTTTCGGACAAAATATGATGTACAGCAAACAAACAGAAATCCAATTATAAACGGAAGAAAATAAAAGACAGACACCTACCATGCATAAAAGGAATAGGAACTTGATTCCAGGCTGAAGCGCCTCCATCTCCACTATTACTACTTAAGTGTTGGTCCAACCACAGTGTTCCAGCTGGCTGAAAGCGCTGGCCCACATAGTTTCCTTGACTCATATGGTTGTGATCATGTGTTGGTACAGTTTCCAACCCAGTTGTAGCTGAACGGTTCCTCATGCTCATCTGGGGACCAGCTTCCATAATTGGTGGATTGCCAGTTCCAATGAACTGAGGAGGTAAGGCGAAGTTTACAGCATCCATTACAGCTACCCCTTCAGGATGCCTAATATTCAAAGGTGGCACAGAAGTACTAGGGCTTGCAGAGGCATTGAAATATTGGAAATTCCCAGGCAGGCATTCGGGATTCTTTCTCTTGCATGGACCTCTGAGATCATCCATGATCCGACTATTCCTTCCATACTCATCTGCAGGAATTCCGACGACTCCATAATTGCTAGAAGAAGGCACTGACTCAGCGGCCCCATGATTCATAGGAACAGGTAACACTCCAGAGCTAGATGAAGGGGTCATGTACGAATAATAAAAGTTAGCTGGAGTTGCAACACCCAAATCAAGATGATGAGGCTGACCGTTATACTGGGTCATTCCGTAGAATGGGGCATTCTCATAACGCTCCGGTAAATGTTGGGCATCAAAACTAGTACTGCTCCCTGAAGCTGTTACCATAGTGTGAATATTAGGCTGTTGGATACTGGTTGAGCCGCCAGTTGAGCCGCCAAAGTGGATGGAGGGTGGCGGACAGAGATAAGCTTCACCTTGTTGATACATTTCCAAATCCATCATCTGACTAGGGCATAGCATATTTCTTTGCCCCATTGACGCCAATAATTATAACTGTTCTCAAGAAAAATCATGTATTAAATTCAGTCAAGTGAGCAAGATGGGGAGTGTAGCCAAAATTTCATATAAATAAATTTTATAAGTAATTAACTGACCATTATATTTTCTATTTTTGAAGAGAAAGAAGTAATGACAGCCATGAATCACCAGCAAAACCAAATAAAAGATGAGCTTACTTGATACAAAATAAAAAACAACTTAGTTACAAACTTTTCAATGACTTTAAGAACTTGGTTCCATATATTAAAGCAATTCAACAGAACCAATTCAATACCAATATCTCGTGATTTTGTTCAATACCAATCCAACAGAACCAATTCAATACAAAGAAGCCTGCCCATGATTTTGTTCAAACTAGCCATGCACACAATCTCCAATCAAATCTAAGCTCAACTCACATTGCCCATAAATGACTACCCCATACCTAACATATCCATTCCATCATGGTACACGGTACCATATCTCATGAGCGGGAACTACACAATTTAATACCCAAACAGGCTGTTGGAACAATGGCCACTACATGCGAAGAACTAATATGAGATTGAATGAGCTGCCAATTATATATGGGGTATGGGGTATCAGAACAAAAGAAAAGGTGTATTGCAAGACTCCTGAAGGAACTTAATCATGGAGATAAACAACAGAAAATTAAGACCATACAATACAATACTACACGATAACTTCAACAATCTCAGAAACATAAAAACTTCCCCAATATCAGTGATGCTCTCGATTCAATTACAATTTAACACATTGAAATTCTCAATTTTTATGGTTTCTTTGACTTTTTAAGCAATCCATGAGAAACCCAAATTTAATTTACAAATAAAATTCCAATTTGAACAAACAATAAGAAAAATATAACATGCAATCATGTACCTTATTATATCATAACAAGTTTCAGCAAAGGGGTAATCTTTCTAACCAAAAATCTACAGAACCTGCAAAAATCACCAAACACAAAAAACAAACAACAGGGTTTAATTTCAAGAAACACCCACAAGGGTCTGTTCATACACCTTGGTTTGCTTATTGGCAATCATCAAAACAGTAATCGGAAACAAAAACCAAATTTCCAGAAACTCAAACGGCAACAAAAGATTGAAACTTTAAGCAAAAGAAGAATGGATGATGAAGAAAGCTTGAAACTTTATGACGATTAAGAAGAGAGAAACTCACCGATGAAACGCAGAAAAGATCAGAAGGATCGCCTAGACAGAAAGTGAGAGAGAGAGAGAGAGAGAGAGAGAGAGAGAGAAGAACGTGGNNNNNNNNNNNNNNNNNNNNAGAGAGAGAGAGAAACTGGGCCTTGAAATTATGGAGAGAGAAAATTGCAATCCTGTGTTCTTTGGTATATAGAATACCAAAGAGAGAATATTTATTTTATATACGGATTTATGGCTCTGAGTTTCTAATTCTGACCGTTTAAAGTTTGTTTGTTGTTATTTAATTTTTTTCCTTATTTTTAAGGGGAAATCTGTTTGTAAATTTTGTGTTTTCCTTGTCTTTCCAGTTAATTTATGTTTGACAATGAGCCTGTGATCAGGTTGGCTACTTGCCATGTTAGAGCACTGCTTCTCCTAATGTGTTGTGAAAACCAGATGTTTTTTCAAGATTTTTTGTGGGTTGTTTTAATTTTTTAAAAATCTATCGTAAATATTCGGTGTGTAAAGATTAGTCCTTTCCTTTTTGTATTGGATTTTGTTTTGTTTACAAGTTGGAATTAGATATTCAAAGCAAACAACACCTTCCCCAATCCGTTTTCTTTTTCTACTAGACAAGTTACGCATTTTACCTAACTTGTTATTCTGTTAAAGAGTAACTCTCTTTTTCTTTTGTTTTGGCATTCATCTCCCGACCCTTATTTTTAAGAAATTGAATCAAAGTTGACTAGAATGAAAAATCATTGGTCTTCATGAATTATAGAGTGAATCTACTTGTGTTTAATGATAGTAACGAATTCAATACATATGGATTTGCAAACGTAAACGACGACTTTTTATAATCGCAACATTAAATTTGAAGTAATGTAATCATATAAAACTTGTTACAGTATAACTGTATCACAAATATTATGATATATTTTGTACGAGTAATTAAGTTTTCCGTGAGAAACCACATATCAGTTGTTTTTTTTAAATGTTAAAACCACGGTGTCTACAACAATATTTTTTTTTTTAGAAAAGTAACACTTTATATAATAATAACTAACTATTACAACCATGAGAGATTTCGGTGGTGTCTACCACAAAATTTGTGATATATTGATGAAGGTTTTAACTTGTACTTACCTCATAATTTGGGTCGATGTCAAATTTTGAAAAAAAATTAAAAAAATTAAAAAATAAAAAAAGAAGAAGAAGAAGAAGCAAAAAGTATACATCTTATGCGCAATTGACAAGT from Fragaria vesca subsp. vesca linkage group LG3, FraVesHawaii_1.0, whole genome shotgun sequence harbors:
- the LOC101312325 gene encoding uncharacterized protein LOC101312325, which produces MGQRNMLCPSQMMDLEMYQQGEAYLCPPPSIHFGGSTGGSTSIQQPNIHTMVTASGSSTSFDAQHLPERYENAPFYGMTQYNGQPHHLDLGVATPANFYYSYMTPSSSSGVLPVPMNHGAAESVPSSSNYGVVGIPADEYGRNSRIMDDLRGPCKRKNPECLPGNFQYFNASASPSTSVPPLNIRHPEGVAVMDAVNFALPPQFIGTGNPPIMEAGPQMSMRNRSATTGLETVPTHDHNHMSQGNYVGQRFQPAGTLWLDQHLSSNSGDGGASAWNQVPIPFMHGGNVGGGSMDSVNMGMQRYHDSSSSRSSSILRHPPPLNHRHQNHHVATPPMQGLSGHNLNLPHVTTEPSYRLPSSSSRGSTRNPSQNGMEIGRRQPGPIPQTGFRIYRPHQGVISETALRHHNLAHWRVLGVDEGVILDVPEFGNFGDQHRDMRLDIEDMSYEELLALGEQIGHVNTGLSENSISKQLKTRSYLSSRTVINLEEAGCPEKEVDFCIICQDYYKNQEKIGTLHCGHEYHADCLKKWLLVKNVCPICKSEALITGKKDV